One Phragmites australis chromosome 23, lpPhrAust1.1, whole genome shotgun sequence DNA window includes the following coding sequences:
- the LOC133906139 gene encoding uncharacterized protein LOC133906139: MAASPRRHRRHRDDDSPRRRKRRSSPSPSPDAEADADRRRRSRAAPPDPDRRDAKPSGENGHAKPGGDADADVLPRRARVSDGEEEDGRRRRRARASDDERDDRRSKRDRDRDSRRQRRRSPSSESGSSPDDRRRRRHHRRDEGSRRRDDRRRREDDRDERRRSPEKREPTPLPPPPPLLPEMIPGRTGGIYIPPFRMAQMMREVEDKSSPEYQRLSWDALKKSINGLVNKVNATNIKNIVPELFAENLVRGRGLFCQSCIKSQMASPGFTDVFAALVAVVNTKFPEIGRLLLVRVVLQLKRAYKRNDKPQLLAATKFIAHLVNQVVAHELVALELLTVLLENPTDDSVEVAVGFVKECGAILQDLSPQGLHAIFERFRGILHEGEIDKRVQFLIEGLFAIRKAKFQGFPAIRPELDLVEQEDQFTHEISLEDDLDPETNLNVFRANPNFVEDEKAYENLKRSILGAESSEDEEGSDAASDDEDDEESDEEDDEEQMEIRDRTETNLVNLRRTIYLTIMSSVDFEEAGHKLMKIKLEPGQEMELCIMLLECCSQERTYLRYYGLLGQRFCMINKVYQENFEKCFVQQYSMIHRLETNKLRNVAKFFAHLLGTDALPWHVLAYIRLTEEDTTSSSRIFIKILFQELSEHLGIRLLNERLNDPTMQGSFESIFPKDHPKNTRFSINFFTSIGLGGITESLREYLKNMPRLIMQQQKPASSESESAGSESGSESSGSGSSSESESESSLDESDKRRSKRRKRT, encoded by the exons ATGGCCGCCTCtccgcgccgccaccgccgccaccgcgaCGACGACTCCCCGCGACGCCGAAAGCGCCGCTCGTCCCCGTCCCCCTCGCCCGACGCCGAGGCGGACGCCGACCGCCGCCGCAGATCTAGGGCTGCCCCTCCCGACCCCGACCGCCGCGACGCCAAGCCATCCGGAGAAAACGGCCACGCCAAGCCTGGCGGAGATGCCGACGCCGACGTCCTGCCCcggcgtgctagggtttccgacggggaggaggaggacggccgCCGGCGGAGGCGGGCTAGGGCTTCGGATGATGAGAGGGACGACCGTCGCAGCAAGCGCGACCGGGATAGGGACAGCCGTCGCCAACGCCGCCGGAGTCCCAGCTCGGAGTCGGGATCCTCACCCgacgaccgccgccgccgccgtcaccaccGCCGGGATGAGGGTTCGAGGCGCAGGGATGACCGCAGGCGCAGGGAAGACGACCGTGACGAGCGCCGTAGGAGCCCTGAGAAGAGGGAGCCGACGCCactgcccccgccgccgccattgcttCCGGAGATGATCCCCGGGCGCACGGGTGGGATCTACATCCCGCCTTTCCGCATGGCTCAGATGATGCGGGAGGTGGAGGACAAGTCGAGCCCCGAGTACCAGCGTCTCAGCTGGGATGCTCTCAAGAAGAGCATCAACGGGCTTGTAAATAAGGTGAATGCGACCAATATCAAGAATATAGTGCCGGAGCTCTTTGCTGAGAACCTTGTTCGTGGGCGGGGGCTCTTCTGCCAATCGTGCATCAAGTCACAGATGGCCTCTCCTGGGTTCACAGATGTGTTTGCTGCTCTTGTTGCGGTTGTGAATACCAAGTTCCCTGAGATTGGACGCTTGCTTCTTGTTCGTGTTGTGCTCCAGCTCAAGAGGGCATATAAGCGAAATGACAAG CCTCAATTGCTTGCAGCAACCAAGTTCATAGCACACTTGGTTAATCAGGTGGTGGCACATGAGCTCGTGGCACTGGAGCTTCTTACAGTACTTCTAGAGAATCCAACTGATGATAGTGTTGAG GTAGCAGTGGGATTTGTTAAAGAATGCGGGGCAATATTGCAGGACTTGTCTCCACAAGGGCTTCATG CTATTTTTGAAAGATTTCGAGGCATTCTTCATGAAGGAGAAATAGACAAGCGCGTGCAGTTTTTAATTGAAGGCCTTTTCGCAATCAGAAAGGCTAAATTTCAG GGATTCCCAGCCATCCGTCCAGAGTTAGATCTTGTGGAGCAGGAGGACCAGTTTACGCATGAGATATCCCTTGAAGATGACCTAGATCCCGAGACCAATCTAA ATGTTTTCAGGGCAAACCCAAATTTtgttgaagatgagaaggcataTGAGAACTTAAAGAGAAGCATCCTGGGAGCAGAATCTTCTGAAGATGAAGAAGGATCGGATGCTGCatctgatgatgaggatgatgaagaatctgatgaagaagatgacgaagaGCAGATGGAGATAAGGGATAGAACTGAGACCAATCTTGTGAATCTTAGAAGAACAATATATTTGACTATTATGTccagtgttgattttgaagaagcTGGTCACAAGCTTATGAAAATTAAACTCGAGCCTGGTCAAGAG ATGGAGCTGTGTATTATGCTTCTTGAGTGTTGCAGTCAAGAGAGAACATACCTTCGATATTATGGGTTGCTAGGACAGCGATTTTGCATGATCAATAAAGTGTACCAAGAGAACTTTGAAAAATGTTTCGTTCAGCAGTATTCGATGATTCATCGTCTTGAAACAAACAAGTTGAGGAATGTTGCCAAGTTTTTTGCACATTTGTTGGGGACTGATGCACTCCCTTGGCATGTTTTGGCTTACATCCGGTTGACAGAGGAAGATACGACATCATCTTCTCGAATTTTTATAAAGATTCTATTTCAG GAATTATCGGAGCATCTTGGCATACGCCTACTCAACGAGAGACTGAATGATCCTACAATGCAAGGTTCCTTTGAGTCGATCTTCCCAAAGGATCATCCGAAGAATACAAGGTTCTCTATCAATTTCTTCACGTCCATCGGTCTTGGGGGTATCACAGAGAGCCTGAGGGAGTACTTGAAGAACATGCCACGCCTTATAATGCAGCAGCAGAAGCCTGCATCATCTGAGTCAGAATCAGCTGGATCTGAATCTGGTTCAGAAAGCTCCGGCTCAGGGTCTAGTTCTGAGTCCGAGTCCGAGTCAAGCTTGGATGAGAGCGACAAGAGACGAAGTAAGAGAAGGAAGAGGACTTAA
- the LOC133905955 gene encoding uncharacterized protein LOC133905955 — protein MEPVIPDLNEPLPIYTDEAVNGETQSSNNGRRNFLNDDMRRSIYSMLLERTSPGKLKNGVAKSVAADSGVPLRVVQRIWTSGKHGGGIHGVANKKTGNCGRKRIQIDPQRIRDVPLQDRTTLRDLARALHVDPTTLCNRLKSGEIVRQTNDIKFSLTEENKKARLRFCISMLGRDNRQDDPIFSEKWFYMTKKNQNYYLAQGEDKPLRTVKNKNFIEKVMFLAAIARPRFDEEGNETFSRKIGIFPFTYTEPARRSSVNRPAGTMITKPMTSVTKETSRSYLVNKVLPAIKQKWPTEDFGHPIFIQQDNARTHIDPNDEEFCRVAKEDGFDIRLMCQPPNSPDLNVLDLGFFAALQSKHHKESPKSVEQLVSAVVKAYEEYPNDNSNRVFLTQQSCMREIIRVKGSQKYDIPHMGKLMLERNGELPSRLKCDLQIVQEAEDYLN, from the exons ATGGAGCCAGTTATTCCAGATCTCAATGAACCATTGCCAATTTATACAG ATGAAGCTGTGAATGGTGAAACGCAGTCCTCAAACAACGGGAGAAGGAACTTTCTAAATGATGATATGCGTAGGTCCATCTACTCCATGCTTTTAGAGAGGACCTCTCCAGGTAAACTGAAAAATGGAGTGGCAAAATCCGTAGCTGCAGATTCGGGCGTTCCATTGAGAGTTGTTCAGCGTATATGGACGTCAGGGAAACACGGAGGCGGAATTCATGGAGTAGCTAACAAGAAGACCGGCAATTGTGGCCGTAAAAGGATTCAGATTGACCCTCAGCGAATCCGTGATGTGCCGCTTCAGGACCGCACAACTCTACGTGATTTAGCTCGTGCTTTGCATGTCGACCCTACTACATTGTGTAATCGTCTCAAGTCTGGTGAAATAGTACGGCAAACAAATGACATAAAGTTCTCCTTAactgaagaaaacaagaaagcTCGATTGCGCTTTTGCATCTCAATGCTTGGCAGGGACAACAGGCAAGATGATCCAATTTTTAGTGAGAAGTGGTTCTATATGACGAAGAAGAATCAGAATTATTATCTGGCGCAGGGTGAAGATAAACCATTACGCACTGTCAAGAATAAAAATTTCATCGAGAAGGTGATGTTTCTTGCTGCTATAGCCAGGCCAAGGTTTGATGAAGAAGGTAACGAAACTTTCTCTAGAAAAATCGGTATATTTCCTTTTACATATACAGAGCCAGCTCGTCGGAGTAGTGTAAATAGACCTGCAGGTACCATGATCACTAAACCAATGACATCAGTAACGAAAGAAACCAGCAGGTCCTATCTTGTTAACAAAGTTTTGCCTGCCATCAAGCAAAAATGGCCAACAGAGGACTTTGGACATCCTATCTTTATCCAGCAGGATAATGCAAGAACACATATTGATCCTAATGATGAAGAGTTTTGTCGAGTAGCAAAAGAAGATGGATTTGACATTCGTTTGATGTGCCAGCCTCCGAATTCCCCTGATCTAAATGTCTTAGATCTTGGTTTTTTTGCTGCTCTTCAGTCCAAACATCACAAAGAATCACCCAAGTCTGTTGAACAGCTTGTCAGCGCTGTAGTGAAAGCATATGAAGAATATCCAAATGACAATTCCAACCGTGTGTTTCTCACTCAACAGTCCTGCATGAGGGAGATTATAAGAGTAAAGGGCAGCCAAAAGTACGACATTCCACACATGGGCAAGCTGATGTTGGAGAGGAATGGTGAGCTTCCAAGTAGACTGAAATGTGATCTTCAGATTGTGCAGGAAGCCGAGGACTACCTGAACTAG